A genome region from Gammaproteobacteria bacterium includes the following:
- a CDS encoding aminodeoxychorismate/anthranilate synthase component II, with the protein MLLMIDNYDSFTYNLVQYLGELGADVRVFRNDQITLADIKKLAPAQIVISPGPCTPNEAGISVEVIKQFAGKIPLLGVCLGHQSIGQAFGARIVHARELMHGKTSMIHHTGQGVFKGLPSPFEATRYHSLVIEKESLPECLEVTAWTQDAQGKLDEIMGVRHKTLAIEGVQFHPESILTQYGHDLLKNFLQASSEWRGKAFLPGYSPLATRY; encoded by the coding sequence ATGCTCCTGATGATCGACAACTACGATTCGTTCACCTACAACCTGGTGCAGTATCTGGGCGAGCTGGGCGCGGACGTGCGCGTGTTTCGCAACGACCAGATAACACTGGCCGACATCAAAAAACTCGCACCGGCACAGATTGTGATTTCGCCGGGGCCGTGCACGCCGAATGAGGCGGGCATATCCGTGGAGGTGATCAAACAGTTCGCGGGCAAAATCCCGCTGCTCGGTGTATGTCTCGGCCACCAGAGCATCGGCCAGGCATTCGGCGCCAGGATCGTCCACGCCCGTGAGCTGATGCACGGCAAGACCTCGATGATTCATCACACCGGCCAGGGGGTATTCAAGGGTCTGCCGAGCCCGTTTGAGGCGACGCGCTATCACTCGCTGGTGATCGAAAAGGAATCGCTGCCGGAGTGCCTGGAGGTCACTGCCTGGACCCAGGATGCGCAAGGCAAGCTGGATGAGATCATGGGCGTGCGCCACAAGACGCTCGCGATCGAAGGCGTGCAGTTTCATCCCGAATCCATCCTGACCCAGTATGGGCACGATTTACTAAAGAATTTCTTGCAAGCAAGTAGCGAGTGGCGAGGGAAAGCGTTTTTACCTGGCTACTCGCCACTCGCTACTCGGTACTGA
- the trpE gene encoding anthranilate synthase component I has product MTPQLFQTLAGQGYNRIPLVREVSADLETPLSVYLKLADDAHGRTSVAGDRTPGATAPYSYLFESVQGGEKWGRYSIIGLPCRTLVRVSGHDITVEKDGAITEHTQSDDPLGWIEQFQARYKIAPATGLPRFTGGLVGYFGYDTVRYIEPRLGSKARKADALGTPDILLMVSDEVVVFDNLGGKLYLVIHVNPALDNAWDRAHARLDELAGCLQRATPRTPDTAHPLREEDFVSGFTQQGFEHAVVRAKQYIVAGDIMQVVLSQRLSAPYQGSALGLYRALRALNPSPYMYYLTLGDFQVVGSSPEILTRLEDGVITVRPIAGTRKRGGSDEEDRALEQELLADPKERAEHLMLIDLGRNDVGRVARTGSVRLTEKMLVERYSHVMHIVSNVTGQLQPGMTALDALRATFPAGTVSGAAKIRAMEIIDELEPVKRGIYSGAVGYLGWNGNMDTAIAIRTAVLKDGLLHVQAGAGIVADSVPRTEWEETMSKARALISAAVTASRGSDVTAEATPCS; this is encoded by the coding sequence ATGACACCGCAACTATTCCAAACCCTGGCCGGCCAGGGCTATAACCGTATCCCGCTGGTGCGCGAGGTCAGTGCCGACCTCGAGACCCCGCTCAGTGTCTACCTCAAGCTGGCAGACGACGCACACGGACGTACTAGTGTCGCGGGAGACAGGACGCCGGGAGCGACCGCACCTTATTCCTATTTGTTCGAATCGGTGCAGGGTGGCGAGAAATGGGGGCGTTACTCCATCATCGGCTTGCCTTGCCGCACCCTCGTGCGCGTTTCCGGCCACGACATTACAGTGGAAAAGGACGGCGCCATCACCGAGCACACGCAGAGCGATGACCCGCTGGGCTGGATTGAGCAATTTCAGGCCCGCTACAAGATTGCACCCGCTACCGGGCTGCCGCGTTTTACCGGCGGTCTGGTGGGTTATTTCGGCTACGACACGGTGCGCTATATCGAGCCACGGCTGGGCAGCAAGGCACGCAAAGCGGATGCGCTGGGCACGCCGGACATTCTGCTGATGGTGTCGGACGAAGTGGTGGTATTCGACAATCTGGGCGGCAAACTGTATCTGGTGATCCACGTCAATCCGGCGCTCGACAACGCCTGGGACAGGGCGCACGCCCGGCTCGATGAGCTGGCCGGGTGCCTGCAGCGCGCCACGCCGCGCACGCCGGACACCGCGCATCCCCTGCGGGAGGAAGATTTTGTCTCCGGCTTTACGCAGCAGGGCTTCGAACACGCTGTTGTGCGCGCCAAGCAGTACATTGTGGCGGGCGACATCATGCAGGTGGTGTTGTCGCAGCGTTTGAGTGCGCCCTATCAGGGCAGCGCGCTCGGTCTGTACCGTGCGTTACGGGCGCTGAACCCCTCGCCGTACATGTATTATCTGACGCTGGGTGATTTCCAGGTGGTCGGCTCGTCGCCGGAAATTCTTACCCGGCTTGAAGATGGCGTCATTACCGTGCGCCCCATCGCGGGCACCCGCAAGCGCGGCGGCAGCGACGAGGAAGACCGTGCGCTGGAGCAGGAGCTGCTGGCCGATCCGAAGGAGCGCGCCGAACATCTGATGCTGATAGACCTGGGGCGCAACGACGTCGGACGCGTGGCCAGGACCGGCAGCGTCAGACTCACCGAAAAAATGCTGGTGGAGCGCTACTCGCATGTGATGCATATCGTTTCCAACGTCACGGGGCAGTTGCAGCCCGGTATGACCGCGCTGGATGCATTGCGCGCCACCTTTCCGGCGGGCACGGTGAGCGGCGCGGCCAAGATCCGCGCCATGGAGATTATTGATGAACTGGAGCCGGTCAAGCGCGGCATCTATTCCGGCGCGGTAGGTTATCTCGGCTGGAATGGCAACATGGATACCGCGATTGCGATCCGTACCGCCGTGCTCAAGGATGGCCTGCTGCACGTGCAGGCGGGTGCCGGCATAGTGGCCGACTCGGTGCCGCGCACGGAGTGGGAGGAGACCATGAGCAAGGCGCGGGCCTTGATCAGCGCAGCAGTGACGGCGTCGAGAGGTTCTGATGTCACGGCGGAGGCAACGCCATGCTCCTGA
- a CDS encoding phosphoglycolate phosphatase, with the protein MRLKTPKMVLIDLDGTLVDSAPDLAFCVDETLKQLGLPPQGLERVRDWVGNGVEKLICRALTGDIDGTPDPAVLARALPVFLALYDQNIAQRSHLFPGIREGMAALRAQGIPLGCVTNKIARFTEALLQNLGVRQQFGIVVSGDTLPQKKPHPAPLLHAAHFFGVAPGDSLMVGDSVHDVEAARAAGFQIVCVSYGYNHGVDIRSAQPDAVIDSLLELPKLFDTSGEWLVASG; encoded by the coding sequence ATGCGCTTAAAAACCCCCAAAATGGTATTGATAGATCTCGACGGCACGCTGGTCGACAGCGCGCCCGATCTGGCCTTTTGCGTGGACGAAACACTCAAGCAGCTGGGTCTGCCCCCCCAGGGTCTGGAGCGCGTGCGTGACTGGGTAGGCAACGGCGTGGAGAAGCTCATCTGTCGCGCACTTACCGGAGATATCGACGGCACGCCGGACCCCGCCGTGCTGGCGCGCGCGCTGCCGGTTTTTCTCGCGCTGTATGATCAAAACATCGCGCAGCGCAGCCACTTGTTCCCCGGCATACGCGAGGGCATGGCCGCACTCAGGGCGCAGGGCATCCCGCTCGGCTGCGTCACCAACAAGATCGCGCGCTTCACCGAAGCACTGTTGCAGAATCTGGGCGTGCGTCAGCAGTTCGGCATCGTGGTGAGCGGCGACACGCTGCCGCAGAAAAAACCGCACCCTGCGCCATTGTTGCATGCGGCGCATTTTTTTGGCGTCGCGCCGGGTGATTCCCTGATGGTGGGGGACTCGGTACACGATGTCGAGGCCGCGCGCGCTGCGGGTTTCCAGATAGTATGCGTCAGCTATGGCTACAATCACGGTGTTGATATCCGCAGCGCCCAGCCTGACGCGGTAATAGATTCTCTGTTAGAATTACCGAAGCTGTTTGATACGAGTGGCGAGTGGCTGGTAGCGAGTGGCTAG
- the rpe gene encoding ribulose-phosphate 3-epimerase: MPEYLIAPSILSADFARLGEEVDNVLKSGADVVHFDVMDNHYVPNLTIGPLVCEALRKHGVTAPIDVHLMVKPVDRIIPDFARAGATYITFHPEATEHIDRSLQLVRSLGCKSGLVFNPATPLDHLKYVMDKIDMILLMSVNPGFGGQGFIPGVLDKLREARKLIDASGYDIRLEIDGGVKTENIREIAEAGADTFVAGSAIFSTPDYKATINKMRAELAKAGKA, from the coding sequence ATGCCAGAATATCTGATCGCGCCGTCGATACTGTCGGCGGATTTCGCGCGGCTGGGCGAAGAGGTCGACAACGTGCTCAAGTCGGGCGCCGATGTTGTGCACTTCGACGTGATGGACAACCACTATGTGCCCAACCTTACCATCGGTCCGCTGGTGTGCGAGGCATTGCGCAAACACGGCGTGACCGCGCCGATCGACGTACACCTCATGGTCAAGCCGGTGGACCGTATTATCCCGGACTTCGCCAGGGCCGGTGCGACCTACATTACGTTTCACCCCGAAGCCACCGAGCACATCGACCGCTCGCTGCAACTGGTGCGCAGCCTCGGCTGCAAATCCGGTCTGGTATTCAATCCGGCGACGCCGCTGGATCACCTGAAGTATGTGATGGATAAAATAGACATGATTCTGCTCATGTCGGTCAACCCCGGCTTTGGCGGCCAGGGCTTTATCCCCGGCGTGCTGGACAAGCTGCGCGAGGCACGCAAACTGATAGATGCCAGTGGCTATGACATCCGCCTGGAAATTGATGGTGGCGTGAAGACCGAGAATATCCGCGAGATTGCCGAGGCGGGCGCAGACACCTTTGTCGCCGGCTCGGCCATCTTCAGCACCCCGGATTACAAGGCCACCATCAACAAGATGCGCGCGGAATTGGCCAAAGCGGGCAAGGCCTGA
- a CDS encoding EAL domain-containing protein, with product MTIPLRVLIVEDREDDALLLLRELAHGGYAPTHERVDTGQAMAAALAEPWDIILSDYTMPHFSAPTALELLKRCGHDIPFIIVSGNIGEEAVVEAMHSGASDCVMKDRLVRLNVVVERELREAGQRRKRKQAEQALCASEALLNEAQRIARLGSWELDLVQNDLKWSDEVYRIFELDPAQFDPSYETFLDTIHPDDRDFVNRTYTESVQTRIPYDIVHRLRMKDGRVKYVHERCETFYDGQGRPLSSLGTVQDVTERKQAEEALFQEKERAQVTLQSIGDAVITTDAEARVDYMNPVAEQLTGWSVAEARGQPLARVFNAIHELTREPVECLAALVLREQRSAALDCDAALIRRDGVEFSIEDSAAPIRDRQGAITGVVLVFHDVSQARVMANQIVYQARHDPLTGLLNRREFELCLKQALESAREDGKQHAVCYIDLDQFKVVNDTCGHMAGDELLKQLAGRLQERVRGNDILARLGGDEFGVLLHGCPLDKAWEIADDLCAMARKFRFAWEGKTFDVGASIGLVPIHGESASLAEVLSAADSACYVAKSEGRNRVHVYQADDRALARHRSEMQWVSQIRQALEEDRFCLYYQVMQPLNNTATAGNHIEVLLRMKAHDGQLVLPMAFIGAAERYNLMTTLDRWVIRATFDFLSRQSGSGNGNDYPLVTCAINLSGQSLCEDAFLDFAIEQLQRADIQPTQICFEITETAAVTHLSRAMRFISTLKGMGCRFALDDFGSGLSSFGYLKNLPVDYLKIDGTFVRDMADNVIDRAMVEAINNIGHVMHIQTIAEWVEDDAVLALAQQMGIDFAQGYAIAKPQPLWGLLQSPPAAAREGENSSVIR from the coding sequence ATGACAATACCACTCCGAGTATTGATCGTCGAGGACAGGGAAGACGATGCCTTGCTGCTGCTGCGCGAGCTGGCGCACGGCGGCTATGCCCCCACTCATGAGCGGGTGGATACGGGGCAGGCCATGGCCGCCGCCCTGGCGGAGCCGTGGGACATCATCCTTTCCGATTACACCATGCCGCATTTCAGCGCGCCAACAGCATTGGAGCTGCTGAAACGGTGTGGACATGACATACCGTTCATCATCGTCTCCGGCAATATCGGCGAGGAGGCTGTGGTGGAGGCGATGCACTCGGGTGCCAGCGACTGCGTCATGAAGGATCGGCTCGTGCGCCTGAACGTGGTGGTCGAACGCGAGCTGCGCGAGGCCGGGCAGCGCCGTAAGCGCAAGCAGGCGGAGCAGGCTCTGTGCGCCAGCGAGGCGCTGTTGAACGAGGCGCAGCGCATCGCGCGGCTCGGCAGCTGGGAGCTCGATCTCGTGCAGAACGATCTCAAGTGGTCAGACGAGGTCTACCGTATCTTCGAGCTTGACCCCGCGCAATTTGACCCCTCGTATGAGACCTTCCTCGACACGATCCATCCCGACGACCGTGATTTCGTCAACCGCACGTATACCGAATCGGTACAGACTCGCATCCCCTACGACATCGTGCACAGGCTGCGCATGAAGGACGGGCGCGTGAAATACGTGCACGAGCGCTGCGAGACGTTCTACGACGGGCAGGGCCGACCACTGAGTTCCCTTGGCACAGTGCAGGATGTCACCGAGCGCAAGCAGGCCGAGGAAGCCCTGTTCCAGGAAAAGGAGCGCGCCCAGGTCACGCTGCAATCCATCGGCGATGCGGTGATAACCACCGATGCCGAGGCGCGAGTAGACTACATGAACCCTGTCGCCGAGCAACTCACCGGCTGGTCGGTGGCTGAGGCGCGAGGTCAGCCGCTGGCGCGTGTATTTAACGCCATTCACGAGCTTACGCGAGAGCCCGTCGAGTGCCTGGCGGCGCTGGTGCTGCGCGAGCAGCGCAGCGCTGCGCTTGACTGCGACGCAGCGCTGATCCGGCGTGATGGCGTGGAGTTTTCCATTGAAGATTCTGCTGCCCCGATTCGTGACCGGCAGGGCGCGATCACCGGTGTGGTGCTGGTGTTTCATGATGTAAGCCAGGCGCGGGTGATGGCCAACCAGATTGTCTATCAGGCGCGCCACGACCCCCTCACCGGGCTGCTCAACCGGCGCGAATTCGAGCTCTGTCTCAAGCAGGCGCTGGAGAGTGCACGCGAAGACGGCAAACAGCATGCGGTGTGCTACATCGATCTTGACCAGTTCAAGGTGGTGAACGACACCTGCGGTCATATGGCGGGCGATGAGCTGCTGAAGCAACTTGCCGGACGCCTGCAGGAGCGGGTGCGCGGGAACGACATTCTGGCGCGTCTGGGCGGTGACGAATTCGGCGTATTGCTGCACGGATGTCCGCTCGACAAGGCGTGGGAGATTGCCGACGACCTGTGCGCCATGGCCAGGAAATTCCGTTTTGCCTGGGAGGGCAAGACGTTCGATGTGGGCGCCAGCATCGGTCTGGTGCCGATCCATGGCGAGAGCGCAAGCCTGGCCGAAGTGCTTTCTGCGGCGGACTCCGCCTGCTATGTGGCCAAGAGCGAGGGGCGCAACCGTGTGCACGTCTATCAGGCTGACGACCGTGCGCTGGCCCGCCACCGCAGCGAGATGCAATGGGTAAGCCAGATACGTCAGGCACTGGAAGAAGACCGCTTTTGCCTGTATTACCAGGTCATGCAGCCGCTCAACAACACGGCCACAGCGGGTAATCACATCGAAGTGCTGCTGCGCATGAAGGCGCACGACGGGCAACTGGTATTGCCGATGGCATTCATCGGCGCAGCGGAGCGTTACAACCTCATGACCACGCTGGATCGCTGGGTCATCCGCGCCACGTTTGACTTTCTGAGCCGCCAGTCCGGAAGCGGCAACGGCAACGATTACCCGCTGGTTACCTGCGCCATTAATCTCTCGGGTCAATCGCTGTGCGAAGACGCCTTCCTTGATTTCGCGATCGAACAACTGCAGCGGGCGGATATCCAGCCCACGCAGATCTGCTTTGAGATTACTGAAACCGCCGCAGTGACGCATCTCTCGCGCGCGATGCGTTTCATCTCCACGCTGAAGGGCATGGGGTGCCGTTTTGCGCTGGATGATTTCGGCAGCGGCTTGTCGTCGTTTGGCTACCTCAAGAACCTGCCGGTGGATTATCTCAAGATCGACGGCACTTTCGTCAGGGACATGGCAGACAATGTCATTGACCGCGCCATGGTCGAGGCCATCAATAATATCGGCCATGTCATGCATATACAGACCATAGCCGAATGGGTGGAGGATGATGCCGTGCTGGCGCTCGCGCAACAGATGGGGATCGACTTCGCCCAGGGGTACGCGATCGCCAAACCACAGCCGCTGTGGGGGCTGTTGCAGTCGCCGCCCGCTGCTGCCCGGGAGGGTGAAAATTCCAGTGTAATCAGGTAA
- a CDS encoding CHASE domain-containing protein encodes MLDRVAILNRLQTVLWHRATPYLVLAIGLGMSVLAWRLEQGNLQADNQVQFDNAAQTMQVWVERRMGRFFDALVATRGLFVSSEHVTREEFSTFVASLKLKERYPGLAAIQYAPRVTPATLDAFQARLKAEGLEDYRVWDIGDGQHGVLREKAEYFPIEYGEPLEPLALGLDVGSAVMNRRAMARARDGGGPALGGRIAKLAGGPANQPGFLAFVPIYYKAMPADSVEQRRAALQGYVIGVFHAADLLANIYDTQQHPLIDFEVFDGAHMSIDTLLYDDDNTPHFLNTPVHPHFEARRVVSIGGHPWTLYFVSLPGFGAGPQAYLPLWVLGSGMLVSTLLFGIALLQVRARARAEHIAADLRQSRARLAQAQRIGRMGHWEWDMARDEVTASEEACRIFGRCAQQPRETLNAFLATVHPDDRELLQKAIEVSLEFGAVLRMDHRILLPDGSERIVHERAHVTYDDVGVAQRMIGAVQDVTLRKRTEQELQRLNLELERRVAERTEALTALNQELEAFSYSVSHDLRAPLRAIHGFSQALIEEYAARLDAAGVDYLQRIDNASRRMSEIIEALLGLSQVIRAPVRYGEVSLSALAADILADLARQNGAREVTTVVAPDIVVHGDARLLRILLHNLLGNAWKFTAGHARAVIELGVARLQDEQVYFVRDDGAGFDMAYASKLFTPFQRLHGATEFEGTGIGLVTVQRIVRRHGGRIWAEGAVERGATFYFTLEPQAGREAPA; translated from the coding sequence ATGCTCGATAGAGTCGCCATACTCAACCGTTTGCAGACCGTGTTGTGGCATCGCGCCACACCCTATCTCGTGTTGGCCATAGGCCTGGGCATGAGCGTGCTTGCCTGGCGACTCGAGCAGGGCAACCTGCAGGCAGACAACCAGGTGCAGTTCGATAACGCGGCGCAGACGATGCAGGTGTGGGTGGAGCGGCGCATGGGCCGCTTTTTTGATGCGCTGGTTGCTACGCGCGGCCTGTTTGTCTCGAGTGAGCACGTCACGCGAGAAGAATTCAGTACCTTTGTCGCCAGCCTCAAGCTCAAGGAGCGCTACCCAGGCCTCGCGGCCATTCAGTACGCTCCGCGCGTTACGCCTGCCACGCTGGATGCGTTTCAGGCACGGCTCAAGGCCGAGGGGCTGGAAGACTATCGTGTATGGGACATCGGTGACGGCCAGCACGGCGTGTTACGCGAGAAAGCGGAATATTTCCCGATTGAATATGGGGAGCCCCTTGAACCGCTGGCGTTGGGGCTGGATGTCGGCAGCGCAGTGATGAACAGACGCGCCATGGCGCGCGCCCGTGACGGCGGCGGGCCGGCGCTGGGCGGGCGCATTGCCAAGCTGGCGGGGGGCCCTGCCAACCAGCCCGGTTTTCTCGCCTTTGTGCCAATCTATTACAAAGCCATGCCTGCGGACAGCGTGGAGCAGCGTCGGGCGGCACTGCAAGGCTATGTCATCGGCGTATTCCATGCCGCTGACCTGCTGGCGAACATCTACGACACTCAGCAGCACCCGCTCATCGATTTCGAGGTGTTCGATGGCGCGCACATGTCCATAGACACCCTGTTGTACGACGACGACAATACCCCGCATTTTTTGAACACACCGGTTCATCCTCACTTTGAAGCAAGGCGCGTAGTGAGCATCGGTGGCCACCCCTGGACGCTGTACTTCGTCTCTTTGCCCGGGTTTGGCGCAGGACCGCAGGCCTATCTGCCCCTGTGGGTGCTGGGCAGCGGCATGCTGGTGAGCACCCTGTTGTTCGGCATTGCCCTGCTGCAGGTGCGCGCCCGCGCCCGCGCCGAGCACATCGCTGCCGACCTCAGGCAGAGTCGTGCCAGGCTGGCACAGGCGCAACGCATAGGGCGTATGGGTCACTGGGAGTGGGACATGGCGCGTGACGAGGTGACCGCGTCGGAAGAGGCCTGCCGCATATTCGGGCGCTGCGCGCAGCAACCCCGTGAGACCCTGAATGCATTTCTGGCTACTGTCCACCCCGATGATCGTGAGCTGCTGCAAAAGGCAATTGAGGTATCGCTCGAATTCGGTGCAGTCTTGCGCATGGACCACCGGATACTGTTGCCGGATGGCAGCGAGCGCATCGTGCATGAGCGGGCGCACGTGACCTATGACGATGTGGGTGTGGCGCAGCGTATGATCGGCGCGGTACAGGACGTGACGCTGCGCAAGCGCACGGAACAGGAGCTGCAGCGGCTCAATCTCGAGCTGGAGCGGCGCGTTGCCGAGCGCACCGAGGCGCTCACTGCGCTCAATCAGGAACTCGAGGCCTTCAGCTATTCAGTTTCGCATGATCTGCGTGCGCCATTGCGTGCCATCCATGGTTTCTCGCAGGCCCTGATTGAGGAGTATGCGGCGCGTTTGGATGCCGCCGGGGTGGATTATCTGCAGCGCATCGATAATGCCAGCCGCCGCATGTCGGAGATCATTGAGGCCTTGCTTGGCCTGTCACAGGTTATACGTGCGCCTGTCCGCTACGGTGAGGTTTCGTTGAGCGCTCTTGCCGCAGACATTCTGGCCGATCTTGCCCGGCAGAATGGCGCGCGCGAGGTAACCACAGTGGTTGCCCCGGATATCGTAGTACACGGCGATGCGCGCCTGCTGCGCATCCTGCTGCATAATCTGCTGGGGAATGCATGGAAGTTTACCGCAGGCCATGCGCGGGCAGTGATCGAGTTGGGCGTGGCGCGTCTGCAGGATGAACAGGTGTATTTTGTGCGTGACGATGGCGCGGGTTTTGATATGGCCTACGCGAGCAAACTGTTCACCCCCTTCCAGCGCCTGCACGGGGCGACCGAGTTTGAGGGCACAGGCATCGGCCTGGTGACGGTGCAGCGCATCGTCCGGCGCCATGGCGGACGCATCTGGGCCGAGGGCGCGGTGGAGCGCGGGGCGACGTTTTACTTCACGCTGGAACCCCAGGCGGGCAGGGAGGCGCCGGCTTGA
- a CDS encoding molybdenum cofactor biosynthesis protein MoaE has product MTIFVRETPLDPWAELAAYQNQRAATGGYGATAVFVGTLRDFNQGETVTGMTLEHYPGMTEKYLDAICAEAMQRWPIIDALIVHRTGAVAPGDSLVLAAVWAVHRAEAFAACRYLVEELKTRAPLWKREQVGEAARWVEHNTPG; this is encoded by the coding sequence ATGACCATTTTCGTCCGTGAAACCCCGCTCGACCCCTGGGCCGAGTTAGCCGCTTATCAAAACCAACGGGCAGCAACGGGCGGCTACGGCGCCACCGCCGTTTTTGTGGGTACCCTGCGCGACTTCAATCAGGGCGAGACGGTTACGGGCATGACGCTGGAGCACTACCCCGGCATGACCGAGAAATACCTCGATGCCATCTGCGCCGAGGCCATGCAGCGCTGGCCGATCATCGATGCGCTCATCGTGCACCGCACCGGCGCCGTGGCTCCCGGCGATAGCCTGGTGCTTGCCGCCGTCTGGGCCGTGCACCGTGCCGAGGCGTTTGCGGCCTGCCGTTATCTGGTCGAAGAACTCAAGACCCGCGCCCCGCTCTGGAAGCGTGAACAGGTGGGCGAGGCCGCGCGCTGGGTGGAGCACAACACGCCGGGATAA
- a CDS encoding MoaD/ThiS family protein codes for MISVKYFAGLREYMGRTEEHVEAAHARSVAEVWAGVARGAPWPANMLAAVNHTYADAQQQVFDGDEVAFFPPVTGG; via the coding sequence GTGATTAGCGTAAAGTATTTTGCTGGCCTGCGCGAGTACATGGGGCGCACGGAAGAGCACGTCGAGGCCGCGCATGCACGGAGTGTGGCCGAGGTCTGGGCCGGGGTCGCGCGCGGCGCGCCGTGGCCTGCCAATATGCTGGCAGCGGTAAATCACACATATGCCGACGCGCAGCAGCAAGTATTTGATGGGGACGAGGTGGCTTTTTTCCCGCCAGTCACCGGAGGCTAG
- the moaC gene encoding cyclic pyranopterin monophosphate synthase MoaC, whose product MHKLGHFNRRGEVHMVDVGGKDATRRRACAEGRILMQPATLGLILQGAHAKGDVLGIARVAGIMAAKKTADLIPLCHPLVLTHLDIRLEPVADAAAVLCTASVETYGPTGVEMEALIAVEVALATIYDMCKAVDRGMTLTDIRLMEKAGGESGHWQRSSA is encoded by the coding sequence ATACATAAACTAGGCCATTTCAACCGGCGCGGCGAGGTGCACATGGTGGACGTAGGCGGCAAAGACGCCACCCGCCGCCGGGCATGCGCCGAGGGGCGCATCCTCATGCAACCCGCCACCCTCGGGCTGATCCTGCAAGGCGCCCACGCCAAGGGTGACGTGCTCGGCATCGCGCGCGTGGCAGGCATCATGGCGGCAAAAAAAACCGCCGACCTGATCCCGCTGTGCCACCCGCTGGTATTGACGCATCTCGACATCCGCCTTGAACCTGTAGCCGATGCAGCCGCGGTACTTTGCACCGCCAGCGTCGAAACGTACGGACCCACCGGCGTAGAGATGGAGGCGCTGATCGCGGTGGAAGTCGCACTCGCGACCATTTACGACATGTGCAAGGCAGTGGATCGCGGCATGACGCTGACTGACATCCGTCTCATGGAAAAAGCGGGCGGAGAATCCGGCCACTGGCAAAGAAGCAGCGCCTGA